Proteins from a genomic interval of Chanodichthys erythropterus isolate Z2021 chromosome 8, ASM2448905v1, whole genome shotgun sequence:
- the LOC137025043 gene encoding aerolysin-like protein, producing the protein MSYPTTLELIGGQGGGPFSFTGENNGASLEKIGVWVGGWQVKAVRVWLSDGRVQTFGEPAGNHQEYKFQPGECFTSLSLWGNGAGTRLGAIKFRTTLGGEFFAKMTSWGLKTEYPIDVGSGFCLGVVGRGGADIDCMGFMFLNAVQSAVLTNVNYPTINQLIPKVAVEEIESLTYRNRSSVPQKQQVKTSKKITNKSSWSVSTSLTATFSMEVKAGVPKIAEVTAGYSISVGHKSTHSHEDTHEKTETLPTDVTVPPGKKVDVNITIARATFDMPYTGTVQITCKNGSVLQYETKGTYRGVTYTDIKVVTKESDL; encoded by the coding sequence ATGTCCTACCCAACAACTCTAGAGCTAATTGGTGGACAAGGAGGTGGTCCATTTTCATTTACTGGTGAGAACAACGGTGCCAGTTTAGAGAAGATCGGGGTTTGGGTTGGAGGATGGCAGGTGAAGGCTGTCAGGGTTTGGCTTTCAGATGGGAGAGTTCAGACTTTTGGAGAACCAGCTGGAAATCATCAAGAGTACAAGTTCCAGCCTGGTGAGTGTTTCACCTCACTGTCCTTGTGGGGGAACGGAGCAGGAACACGTCTTGGAGCTATCAAATTCAGAACCACTCTTGGGGGAGAATTCTTTGCAAAGATGACAAGCTGGGGTTTAAAAACAGAATATCCCATTGATGTCGGCTCTGGATTTTGTTTGGGAGTTGTAGGAAGAGGTGGTGCCGACATTGACTGCATGGGATTCATGTTTCTCAATGCAGTTCAATCAGCAGTTCTCACCAATGTCAACTATCCCACTATCAACCAACTGATACCAAAGGTGGCAGTAGAAGAAATTGAATCCCTCACTTACAGGAACAGATCCTCCGTCCCTCAAAAACAACAAGTTAAAACCTCAAAGAAAATAACCAACAAATCTTCATGGTCTGTGAGTACAAGTTTGACAGCAACATTTAGTATGGAAGTCAAGGCTGGGGTTCCAAAGATTGCAGAAGTTACAGCAGGATACAGTATTAGTGTTGGACATAAAAGCACTCACAGTCACGAGGACACACATGAGAAAACTGAAACTCTGCCTACTGATGTCACTGTGCCACCAGGGAAGAAGGTGGATGTTAACATCACCATTGCAAGAGCCACTTTTGACATGCCTTACACTGGCACAGTGCAGATCACCTGCAAGAATGGCAGTGTGTTACAGTACGAAACCAAGGGCACATACAGAGGCGTCACTTACACTGATATCAAAGTGGTGACTAAGGAATCTGATCTGTAA